The nucleotide window CTCGGTGACGAGCGTGCTGAATTGCGCGGAGTCGGCGATCACGAAGAAACCCCACGAGAGCGCCAACGGAGCCAGTAGCCAGAGCGAGTGTCCGAACGCGGCGGGGCTGAGCAGCGCACAGGTTCCGCTCAAAGCCATCGCGACCATGACCAGCCGCTCGCGCCCACGCGCGTCCGCTTCCAGGCCGCCCCAGACGCAACCGATTCCGCCGATGGCGATGGTGCCGAACGCGATGAGCGACGCCAATTCGGGCGACACTCTCCCGCTCTCCGCAACGAGGCTCGCGCCGATGAACGACGGGATCCACGTCCAGAACGAGTACAATTCGAACATGTGTCCGAGATAGCCGCCGGTCGCCAGACGCCACTCGCGACGCGAGAGAACGTTTTGGACGAGGCTCCATGAAAAGGGCCTCGGCGCGAACGGAAACGGGCCATCTGAATAGCCCACCCCGACCAGCAACGCTGCGACGATTGCGCAACCGGAAGCGGTGAGCACGACCGCCGCCGGACCGGCGCTCGGAATCGCGTGAACGAGGTAGGGCGTCGCTTTCCCCACGGTCAGCGCCCCGACCACCGTGCCAATCGCCAATCCGCGGCGCGAACGAAACCACGTTGCCGCCATCTTCATCGCCGGCGGATAGACACCGGCGAGGGCCATCCCCGTCGCGAAGCGCAGAGCGAGCGCCGCGGCGAAGCTGCCGGCAACGACCACGCCCGCGTTCACCGTCGC belongs to Gemmatimonadaceae bacterium and includes:
- a CDS encoding MFS transporter, with the translated sequence MTTAVYSAVDDDARRWRALALLASAELLGMSLWFAASAVAPQLAARWNLSTSQAAWLTTTVQLGFVVGTAIAALLNLADVIPSKVYFAVAALIGATVNAGVVVAGSFAAALALRFATGMALAGVYPPAMKMAATWFRSRRGLAIGTVVGALTVGKATPYLVHAIPSAGPAAVVLTASGCAIVAALLVGVGYSDGPFPFAPRPFSWSLVQNVLSRREWRLATGGYLGHMFELYSFWTWIPSFIGASLVAESGRVSPELASLIAFGTIAIGGIGCVWGGLEADARGRERLVMVAMALSGTCALLSPAAFGHSLWLLAPLALSWGFFVIADSAQFSTLVTEAVPPHAVGTALTVQTSLGFLLTMVSIQLVPPVVGVVGWRWAFPMLAMGPAAGIAAIRRLARARREPA